A window of the Limanda limanda chromosome 8, fLimLim1.1, whole genome shotgun sequence genome harbors these coding sequences:
- the LOC133008597 gene encoding myosin heavy chain, fast skeletal muscle-like has translation MSTDAEMAIYGKAAIYLRKPERERIEAQNAPFDAKAACYVADVKELYLKGMILKKDGGKVTVKVLDTEEEKVFKEDDVHPMNPPKYDKIEDMAMMTHLNEASVLYNLKERYAAWMIYTYSGLFCATVNPYKWLPVYDQEVVSAYRGKKRMEAPPHIFSVSDNAYQFMLCDRENQSVLITGESGAGKTVNTKRVIQYFATIAVAGGEKKKDVSKIQGSLEDQIIAANPLLEAYGNAKTVRNDNSSRFGKFIRIHFGTTGKLASADIETYLLEKSRVTYQLSAERGYHIFYQMMTDHIPGIVEGALITTNPYDYPLISMGQITVASIDDKVELEATDNAIDILGFNSEEKMAIYKFTGAVIHHGNMKFKQKQREEQAEPDGTEDADKVAYLLGLNSADMLKALCYPRVKVGNEFVTKGQTVPQVNNSVTALSKSVYERMFLWMVIRINQMLDTKQSRNSYIGVLDIAGFEIFDFNTLEQLCINFTNEKLQQFFNHTMFVLEQEEYKKEGIIWEFIDFGMDLAACIELIERPMGIFSILEEECMFPKADDTSFKNKLYDQHLGKNKAFEKPKPAKGKIEGHFSLVHYAGTVDYNITGWLDKNKDPLNESVLQLYQKSSVKLLAGLYPAVVEETGKKGGKKKGGSMQTVSSQFRENLGKLMTNLRSTHPHFVRCLIPNETKTPGLMENFLVIHQLRCNGVLEGIRICRKGFPSRIQYGDFKQRYKVLNASVIPEGQFIDNKKASEKLLGSIDVNHDEYRFGHTKVFFKAGLLGTLEEMRDEKLATLVTMTQALCRAYLMRKEFVKMTERREAVYTVQYNVRSFMNVKHWPWMKVYYKIKPLLQSAETEKELAAMKENYEKMTTDLATALAKKKELEEKMVSLLQEKNDLQLQVASEGDNLSDAEERCEGLIKSKIQLEAKLKETTERLEDEEEMNAELTAKKRKLEDECSELKKDIDDLELTLAKVEKEKHATENKVKNLTEEMASQDESIAKLSKEKKALQEAHQQTLDDLQAEEDKVNTLTKAKTKLEQQVDDLEGSLEQEKKLRMDLERAKRKLEGDLKLAQESIMDLENDKQQSDEKLKKKDFEISQLLSKIEDEQSMGSQLQKKIKELQARTEELEEEIEAERAARAKVEKQRADLSRELEEISERLEEAGGATAAQIEMSKKREAEFQKLRRDLEESTLQHEATASALRKKQADSVAELGEQIDNLQRVKQKLEKEKSEYKMEIDDLSSNMEAVAKAKGNLEKMCRTLEDQYSELKTKNDETVRQANDLGAQKARLLTENGEFGRQIEEKEALVSQLTRGKQAYTQQIEELKRQIEEEVKAKNALAHGLQSARHDCDLLREQFEEEQEAKAELQRGMSKANSEVAQWRSKYETDAIQRTEELEESKKKLAQRLQEAEEQIEAVNSKCASLEKTKQRLQSEVEDLMIDVERANGLAANLDKKQRNFDKVLADWKQKYEEGQSELEGALKEARSLGTELFKMKNSYEEALDQLETMKRENKNLQQEISDLTEQIGETGKSIHELEKSKKQVETEKSEIQTALEEAEGTLEHEESKILRVQLELNQIKGEVDRKLSEKDEEMEQIKRNSQRVTDSMQSTLDSEVRSRNDALRIKKKMEGDLNEMEIQLSHANRQSAESQKQLRNVQAQLKDAQLHLDDAVRAAEDLKEQAAMVDRRNGLMVAEIEELRVALEQTERGRKVAEQELVDASERVGLLHSQNTSLLNTKKKLESDLVQVQSEVDDTVQEARNAEDKAKKAITDAAMMAEELKKEQDTSSHLERMKKNLEVAVKDLQHRLDEAENLAMKGGKKQLQKLESRVRELESEIDAEQRRGADAVKGVRKYERRVKELTYQTEEDKKNGSRLQDLVDKLQLKVKAYKRQSEEAEEQANVHLSKCRKVQHELEEAEERADIAESQVNKLRAKTRDSGKGKEAAE, from the exons ATGAGTACGGACGCGGAGATGGCCATTTATGGCAAAGCAGCCATATACCTGCGTAAgccggagagggagagaattgaGGCTCAAAACGCACCTTTTGATGCCAAGGCTGCCTGCTATGTGGCCGATGTCAAAGAGCTGTACTTGAAGGGAATGATCCTCAAGAAAGATGGTGGCAAAGTCACCGTCAAAGTCCTGGACACTGAGGAG GAGAAGGTATTTAAAGAAGACGACGTCCATCCAATGAACCCTCCCAAGTACGACAAAATTGAGGACATGGCCATGATGACCCATCTCAATGAAGCCTCTGTCCTGTATAACCTCAAAGAGCGTTATGCAGCATGGATGATCTAC ACCTACTCTGGGTTGTTCTGTGCCACTGTTAACCCTTACAAATGGCTCCCAGTGTACGATCAAGAAGTTGTAAGTGCCTACAGAGGCAAGAAGCGCATGGAGGCTCCACCCCATATCTTCTCCGTCTCTGACAACGCTTATCAGTTCATGCTATGTG ATAGGGAGAACCAGTCTGTCTTGATCAC TGGAGAATCTGGTGCTGGAAAGACTGTGAACACGAAACGTGTCATCCAGTACTTCGCCACAATCGCAgtggcaggaggagaaaagaagaaggatGTGAGCAAGATTCAG GGGTCACTGGAGGATCAGATTATTGCAGCCAATCCCCTGCTGGAGGCCTATGGTAATGCCAAAACTGTGAGGAATGACAACTCATCTCGCTTT GGTAAATTCATCAGAATCCATTTCGGCACAACTGGAAAACTGGCCAGTGCTGACATTGAGACAT ATCTGCTGGAGAAGTCGAGAGTGACATACCAGCTTTCTGCTGAGAGAGGCTACCACATCTTCTACCAGATGATGACAGACCACATACCAGGGATAGTTG AGGGGGCACTCATCACAACCAACCCCTACGACTACCCCTTGATCAGCATGGGTCAGATCACTGTGGCCAGCATTGATGACAAAGTTGAGCTGGAAGCTACTGAT AATGCTATTGATATCCTGGGCTTCAATTCTGAGGAGAAGATGGCCATCTACAAGTTTACTGGTGCTGTGATCCACCACGGTAACATGAagttcaagcaaaagcagcgtGAGGAGCAGGCTGAACCCGATGGCACAGAAG ATGCTGACAAGGTTGCTTACCTGTTGGGTCTGAACTCCGCTGATATGCTGAAGGCTCTGTGCTATCCCAGAGTGAAGGTCGGAAATGAGTTTGTCACCAAGGGACAGACTGTACCTCAG GTGAACAACTCAGTGACTGCCCTGTCTAAGTCCGTCTATGAGAGGATGTTCTTGTGGATGGTCATCCGTATCAACCAGATGTTGGACACTAAGCAGTCAAGGAACTCCTATATTGGTGTCCTGGATATCGCCGGCTTTGAAATCTTTGAT TTCAACACCTTGGAGCAACTgtgcatcaacttcaccaatgAGAAACTGCAACAGTTCTTCAACCACACCATGTTTGTCCTGGAGCAAGAGGAGTACAAGAAGGAGGGTATTATCTGGGAGTTCATTGACTTCGGTATGGACTTGGCCGCCTGCATTGAGCTGATTGAAAGG CCCATGGGCATCTTCTCCATCCTTGAAGAGGAGTGCATGTTCCCTAAGGCTGATGACACATCCTTCAAGAATAAACTCTATGATCAGCATCTTggcaaaaacaaagcatttgagAAGCCAAAACCTGCAAAGGGCAAGATTGAGGGCCACTTCTCCCTGGTGCACTATGCTGGTACAGTGGACTACAATATCACTGGCTGGCTGGACAAGAACAAGGACCCCCTGAATGAGTCTGTTCTGCAGTTGTACCAGAAGTCATCAGTGAAACTGCTGGCTGGCCTGTATCCCGCTGTTGTTGAGG AGACTGGAAAGAAGGGAGGCAAGAAGAAGGGAGGCTCTATGCAGACTGTGTCTTCACAGTTCAGG GAAAACTTGGGCAAGCTGATGACTAACTTGAGGAGTACCCATCCTCACTTTGTGCGTTGTCTGATTCCCAATGAGACAAAGACTCCAG GACTGATGGAGAACTTCCTGGTCATCCACCAGCTGAGGTGTAACGGTGTGCTGGAGGGTATCAGAATCTGCAGAAAAGGTTTCCCCAGCAGAATCCAATATGGTGACTTCAAGCAGAG GTACAAGGTATTGAATGCCAGTGTCATTCCTGAGGGCCAGTTCATTGACAACAAGAAGGCTTCAGAAAAGCTGCTTGGATCGATTGATGTTAATCATGACGAGTACAGATTTGGACACACAAAG GTGTTCTTCAAGGCTGGTCTGCTGGGTACccttgaggagatgagagatgaaaagCTTGCAACTCTGGTCACAATGACTCAAGCTCTCTGCCGTGCTTACCTCATGAGAAAGGAGTTTGTGAAGATGACGGAGAGGAG GGAAGCCGTGTACACCGTCCAGTACAACGTGCGCTCATTCATGAATGTCAAACATTGGCCATGGATGAAGGTTTACTACAAGATCAagcctctgctgcagagtgCTGAAACTGAGAAGGAGCTGGCTGCGATGAAGGAAAACTATGAAAAGATGACAACTGACTTGGCTACTGCCCTGGCCAAGAAGAAGGAACTAGAGGAGAAGATGGTGTCTCTTCTGCAAGAGAAGAACGATCTGCAGCTCCAAGTGGCATCC gaaggagataaCCTGTCAGATGCTGAGGAAAGATGTGAGGGACTTATTAAGAGCAAGATTCAGCTTGAGGccaaactcaaagaaacaactgagagacttgaggatgaagaggaaatgaATGCTGAGCTTACTGCTAAGAAGAGAAAGCTGGAAGATGAATGTTCTGAGCTCAAGAAGGATATTGACGATCTGGAGCTTACATTGGCcaaggtggagaaagagaaacatgcCACTGAGAACAAG GTTAAGAACCTGACAGAGGAGATGGCCTCTCAAGATGAGAGCATTGCTAAGCTGAGCAAGGAGAAGAAAGCCCTTCAGGAGGCTCATCAACAGACTCTTGATGACCTGCAGGCTGAGGAAGACAAAGTCAACACTCTGACCAAGGCCAAGACAAAGCTTGAGCAGCAAGTCGATGAT CTTGAGGGTTCTCTGGAACAAGAGAAGAAACTGCGTATGGACCTTGAGAGAGCCAAGAGGAAGCTCGAGGGAGATCTGAAACTGGCCCAGGAATCCATAATGGATCTTGAGAATGACAAGCAGCAGTCTGATGAGAAACTGAAAAA GAAAGACTTTGAAATCAGCCAACTCCTGAGCAAGATTGAGGATGAGCAGTCTATGGGATCTCAGCTTCAGAAGAAGATCAAGGAGCTTCAG GCCCGTACtgaggaactggaggaggagattgagGCTGAGCGTGCTGCTCGTGCCAAGGTTGAGAAGCAGAGGGCTGACCTCTCCAGGGAACTTGAGGAGATCAGTGAGAGGCtagaggaggctggaggtgccactgctgctcagattgAGATGAGCAAGAAGCGGGAAGCTGAGTTCCAGAAGCTCCGTCGTGACCTTGAGGAGTCCACTCTGCAGCATGAAGCCACTGCTTCCGCTCTTCGCAAGAAGCAGGCTGACAGCGTTGCTGAGCTGGGAGAGCAGATCGACAACCTCCAGCGTGTCAAGCAGAAgcttgaaaaggaaaagagtgaaTACAAAATGGAGATTGATGACCTGTCCAGCAACATGGAGGCTGTTGCCAAAGCAAAG GGAAATCTTGAAAAGATGTGCCGTACACTTGAGGACCAATATAGTGAACTGAAGACCAAGAATGATGAAACTGTTCGTCAAGCGAATGACTTGGGTGCACAGAAAGCCCGTCTCCTGACAGAAAATG GTGAGTTCGGCCGTCAAATTGAAGAGAAAGAGGCTCTTGTCTCCCAGCTGACCAGAGGCAAACAGGCCTACACTCAACAGATTGAAGAGCTGAAGAGACAGATTGAAGAGGAGGTTAAG GCCAAGAATGCTCTTGCCCATGGACTGCAATCAGCCCGCCACGACTGTGACCTGCTGAGGGAACAgtttgaggaggagcaggaggccaaGGCTGAGTTGCAGCGTGGAATGTCCAAGGCCAACAGTGAGGTGGCTCAGTGGAGAAGCAAGTATGAAACTGATGCTATTCAGCGCACTGAGGAGCTTGAGGAGTCCAA GAAAAAGCTGGCTCAGCGTCTTcaggaggctgaggagcagaTTGAGGCTGTGAACTCCAAGTGTGCTTCTCTGGAGAAAACcaaacagaggctgcagagtgAGGTGGAGGACCTCATGATTGATGTGGAGAGGGCTAATGGGCTGGCTGCTAACCTggacaagaagcagaggaacttCGACAAG GTGTTGGCAGACTGGAAGCAGAAGTATGAGGAGGGTCAGTCAGAGCTTGAGGGAGCTCTGAAGGAGGCTCGTTCTCTCGGCACTGAGCTGTTCAAGATGAAGAACTCTTATGAGGAAGCTCTGGATCAGCTGGAGACCATGAAGCGTGAAAACAAGAACCTGCAAC AGGAGATCTCTGATCTGACTGAACAGATTGGTGAGACTGGCAAGAGCATCCATGAGCTGGAGAAGTCAAAGaagcaggtggagacagagaaatCTGAGATCCAGACAGCTcttgaggaggctgag GGAACTCTGGAACATGAAGAGTCTAAGATTCTGCGTGTTCAGCTGGAGCTCAACCAGATCAAGGGTGAGGTGGACAGGAAACTGTCAGAAAAAGATGAGGAGATGGAGCAGATCAAGAGAAACAGCCAGCGGGTGACTGACTCTATGCAGAGCACTCTGGATTCTGAGGTCAGGAGCAGGAATGATGCCCTGAGaatcaagaagaagatggagggagacctGAATGAGATGGAGATTCAGCTGAGCCATGCCAATCGCCAGTCGGCTGAGTCccagaagcagctgaggaaTGTGCAGGCACAGCTGAAG GATGCTCAACTGCACCTTGATGATGCTGTTAGAGCCGCGGAGGACCTTAAGGAACAAGCTGCTATGGTGGATCGCAGGAACGGTCTGATGGTGGCTGAAATTGAGGAACTTAGAGTGGCTctggaacagacagagagaggtcgCAAAGTCGCTGAACAGGAGCTGGTGGATGCTAGTGAGCGTGTTGGACTGCTGCACTCTCAG AACACAAGCCTTCTGAACACCAAGAAGAAGCTTGAGTCTGACCTGGTTCAGGTCCAGAGTGAAGTTGATGACACTGTTCAGGAAGCAAGGAATGCAGAGGATAAGGCTAAGAAAGCCATCACTGAT gcTGCGATGAtggctgaggagctgaagaaggagcaggaTACTAGCTCTCAcctggagaggatgaagaagaacctGGAGGTTGCTGTTAAGGACCTGCAGCACCGCCTGGATGAGGCTGAGAACCTGGCCATGAAGGGTGGCAAGAAGCAGCTCCAGAAACTGGAGTCTAGG gTGCGCGAGCTTGAGTCAGAGATTGACGCTGAGCAGAGACGTGGAGCAGATGCTGTTAAGGGTGTCCGCAAGTAcgagaggagagtgaaggagcTCACCTACCAG ACTGAGGAGGACAAGAAAAATGGTTCCAGGCTGCAGGATCTGGTTGACAAGTTGCAGCTCAAGGTGAAGGCCTACAAGAGGCAGTCTGAGGAAGCG GAGGAGCAGGCCAATGTCCACCTGTCCAAGTGCAGGAAGGTCCAgcatgagctggaggaggctgaggagcgtGCTGACATTGCAGAGTCCCAGGTCAACAAACTGAGAGCCAAGACCCGTGACTCTGGAAAG GGGAAAGAGGCAGCTGAATAA